A genome region from Cryptosporidium parvum Iowa II chromosome 8, whole genome shotgun sequence includes the following:
- a CDS encoding MRG/Alp3 like proteini with a chromodomain and an MRG domain, which translates to MKNVEKLVQELHSHNVKDEVKFKHKIGDLVYSLWKGQLWKAIILDTSLKIHPNGWHPIYYVGYVTKHKTGSKNYYFNKDYNEWKSEALIFEIDGYTRKKSAETQKMLRNALKDQDRAIVEDMLGKLHSQQEMKISILNFNKIEVEWFEFSEMIYSVLIHDKNQISHGKLVILPKSPNIEDIFSEYIIYESNLIKKKKETSPEIEIQKLILNMLTKIFNKSLKKRLIYPSEMNQVSYFEKNITKSTKFSEIFGIEHLLRLLIILPKLIGDHISFGEYNLSLDPDEENNQPDYIIVKTIKLELIKTVNSFIDYFNNNVSKFSIGNYKSFSI; encoded by the coding sequence ATGAAAAATGTGGAGAAATTAGTCCAGGAGCTGCACTCCCATAATGTTAAGGATGAAGTAAAATTTAAGCATAAAATCGGTGATTTGGTTTATTCATTATGGAAAGGTCAACTATGGAAAGCAATTATTTTAGATActtcattaaaaatacaTCCAAATGGGTGGCACCCCATTTACTATGTGGGATATGTAACAAAGCACAAGACTGGGAgtaagaattattatttcaataaagaTTATAATGAGTGGAAGTCAGAAGCTCTCatatttgaaatagatGGATATAcgagaaaaaaaagtgcTGAAACTCAGAAAATGCTTCGAAATGCCTTAAAAGACCAAGATCGAGCAATAGTTGAGGATATGCTTGGAAAGCTTCACTCCCAACAAGAGAtgaaaatttcaatattaaactttaataaaatagaaGTTGAATGGTTTGAATTTTCTGAGATGATATACAGTGTCTTGATACATGACAAAAACCAAATAAGTCACGGAAAATTGGTGATATTACCCAAAAGCCCAAACATTGAGGATATCTTTTCAGAATATATCATCTATGAAAGTAAtctaataaagaaaaagaaagaaactTCCCCTGAAATAGAGATTCagaaattgattttaaatatgTTGACAaagattttcaataaatctCTCAAAAAGAGACTTATTTACCCATCAGAAATGAATCAAGTTAGCTACTTCGAGAAGAATATTACAAAAAGCACCaaattttctgaaatatttgGCATTGAGCACTTACTTAGActactaataatattaccGAAACTTATTGGAGATCATATTTCATTCGGTGAATATAACCTAAGTCTTGATCCTGATGAAGAGAATAATCAACCAGACTACATAATTGTAAAAACAATCAAACTGGAGCTTATAAAAACTgtaaattcatttattgaCTATTTTAATAACAACGTCTCAAAATTTTCTATTGGAAACTacaaatcattttcaatttga